The following coding sequences are from one Salvia hispanica cultivar TCC Black 2014 chromosome 3, UniMelb_Shisp_WGS_1.0, whole genome shotgun sequence window:
- the LOC125208981 gene encoding brefeldin A-inhibited guanine nucleotide-exchange protein 5-like isoform X3, which produces MSDVAGHMQGRAYADLLLDPLKLAFETKNTKLVELALDCFHKLIVFNHIEGDPGLDGDNNSKLLTDILNMVCGCVDDSTPDNVTLQVMKVLLCAIASTKVRVHGEPLLGVIKVCFNIAMTSKSPINEATARASLTQMLSIIFRQMENDVVSPESPRTKDAQMEDSEVSLSDHDDPKLTSNDIISVKHLDSTSIGDEEIQSLVGGTDIKGLEAVLQKVVDLEDDSKLERGTGQKSMTVAQNDALLLFRTLCKMAMKEGNDEITTKNRILSLELLQGILGDCGISITKNSQFIDSLRGHLSFALLRASVSQSPILFQHAVGIFAVVLLRFRESLKAEIGVFFPIIVLKVLDGSDLNQKLVVLRAVEKICKDPQMLVDLFVNYDCDNVAPNLFEKMVANLSKIAQGTQNVDPKSSTASQTVLIKTLSLQGLVNILKSLVIWEKGHRKSDNQNEDNKSSEGVARRLDGSKGTEESLSNFEGLRVYKSTVEASVSEFNEQPAKGIEHLISSQVVEKNPASVVQFLRHTPDLDKAMIGEYLGQDEEFPNSVLHAYVESINFSGMKLDIAIHEFLKGFELPGEAHMIDRIMETFAARYCADNPGSFMAADTAYVLAYAIILLQADAHYLTGWPKLSRSDFIHMNASSAEESAPQALLEEIYDNIVKEELVMKDNSVDCLKNSKNKLELNGRRGLLSVLNLAFPKRISSVDSKSEKEAVLNAIHAVIKDQGDKKGVFYTSDRIEILHPMVEVVGWPLLATSSVVMGEPDNSMRISICMEGFKEGILITYALGMDTIRYAFLTSLLRYNFLHAPRDMRGKNIEALRTLLDLCDTHMYALQDSWLAILECVSRLEYVISWPAMTATIVQGENQNSRDAILRSLRELSGKAVEQLFSNSVKLPSESVVEFFTTLCNISAEELKQSPARTFSLQKIVGISYSNMTRIHVVWARIWSILAQHFIFAGSHADEKVAIYAIDSLQRLGMKYLEHPELAHFTFQKGILKPFVVLMQSSKSESIRRLILNGIVQIIRSKAGILKSGWHSIFMIFTIAANDGLEPIIESAFENVEQVILEHFDQVIVECFMDFVNCLIGFANNKSSVEVSLKAIALLRISENRLSEGLVPVGSLKFVEGSVDETRKLAEHYWLPMLIRLSKLVSDPRSEVSNGALEVLFDLLNERGSKFSSSFWENIFQEILFPIFDHVRHAGKENLMSSVEEWLRESTIHALQLLCDLFNSFYKDVSFMLPQLLSLLLDCAKKPNQSVVSMALGALVHLIEVGGHQFTSEHWITLLRCLKDAVYTSQPRELLYELSFENGKYRKVLSGDLGSCTPSGDILSNNHDAIHSNGAVGTANSDENVLKQNQETMHAVDMEGSQGLPSPGARTTETGGGTLKHSQTFGQKIMGNMRDNLFMRSFTSTPKNFSFDAALASSPSKFPYANKEANAKEMEESLILGTIRSKCVTQLLLLGSIDGIQKNYWNKLSADAKIMIMEILFSILEFSATYNSYTNLRLRMQQIPTERPPLNLLRQELAATCIYLDILQKTTAAVEVEDEQAVKEEKPEGIAEEKLVSFCKQVLREASDFQPSTEETENTEIHQILELRAPIIAKVVKTMTVMNPQIFKDHLRDFYPYFTKLVCSEQTEVRSAVADLFNTQLSMMLLVGEKL; this is translated from the exons CAAGAGTCCTATAAACGAAGCAACAGCGAGGGCATCTCTGACACAAATGCTCAGCATAATTTTTAGACAAATGGAAAATGATGTG GTATCTCCGGAATCTCCTAGAACCAAAGATGCTCAAATGGAGGACTCAGAAGTGTCGCTTAGTGATCATGATGATCCAAAATTGACTTCAAATGACATTATATCCGTGAAACATTTAGATAGTACATCCATTGGGGATGAAGAAATTCAGAGTCTTGTTGGTGGCACTGACATAAAG GGTCTAGAGGCTGTCCTTCAGAAGGTTGTGGATCTTGAAGATGATAGTAAACTTGAAAG AGGAACGGGTCAAAAGAGCATGACTGTTGCACAAAATGATGCTTTACTTCTTTTCCGTACTCTCTGTAAG ATGGCTATGAAGGAGGGTAATGATGAAATTACTACCAAGAATCGTATTCTCTCTCTTGAGCTTTTACAG GGTATATTGGGTGATTGTGGCATTTCAATCACAAAGAATTCTCAGTTTATTGATTCATTAAGAGGTCACCTTTCATTTGCACTACTTCGGGCATCGGTTTCCCAATCTCCTATCTTATTTCAG CATGCAGTGGGGATTTTCGCAGTTGTTTTGTTGCGATTTAGGGAAAGTCTCAAG GCTGAAATTGGAGTTTTCTTTCCCATAATTGTTCTGAAAGTTTTGGATGGATCAGATCTTAACCAAAAGCTAGTTGTACTCCG GGCAGTGGAGAAAATATGCAAGGATCCGCAGATGCTTGTTGACCTCTTTGTAAATTACGATTGCGACAATGTAGCACCAAACCTATTTGAAAAGATG GTAGCCAATTTATCCAAAATTGCTCAAGGTACTCAAAATGTGGATCCAAAGTCATCTACCGCATCCCAGACAGTATTGATTAAAACATTATCTCTTCAG GGTCTTGTGAATATTCTCAAATCTCTAGTAATTTGGGAGAAAGGGCACAGAAAATCTGATAATCAGAATGAGGACAACAAATCATCTGAAGGTGTGGCTAGAAGACTGGATGGATCAAAAGGTACAGAAGAATCACTTAGCAATTTTGAGGGGTTAAGGGTTTATAAGTCCACTGTAGAAGCTTCTGTCTCTGAG TTCAATGAACAACCAGCGAAGGGCATAGAGCACTTAATATCCAGTCAGGTAGTGGAGAAGAATCCAGCTTCAGTTGTCCAGTTTCTTCGGCACACTCCTGATTTAGACAAG GCTATGATTGGGGAGTACTTAGGTCAGGATGAGGAATTCCCCAATTCTGTTTTGCATGCGTATGTGGAATCCATCAACTTTTCTGGAATGAAACTTGACATTGCAATACATGAATTCCTCAAAGGTTTTGAACTTCCAGGTGAAGCACACATGATTGATCGCATAATGGAGACATTTGCAGCACG CTACTGTGCCGACAATCCTGGTTCATTCATGGCTGCAGACACAGCATATGTGCTTGCTTATGCAATTATTTTGCTTCAAGCTGACGCTCACTATTTAACGGGGTGGCCAAAACTTTCCAGAAGCGATTTTATACACATGAATGCCAGTAGTGCTGAAGAATCTGCTCCTCAAGCACTCTTGGAGGAGATCTATGATAACATTGTTAAAGAAGAATTAGTAATGAAAGATAATTCAGTCGACTGCTTGAAAAACAGTAAGAATAAATTAGAACTAAATGGGAGACGCGGCCTTCTCAGTGTTCTCAATCTGGCCTTTCCTAAAAGGATTTCCTCAGTGGACTCCAAGTCCGAGAAGGAGGCGGTTCTTAATGCGATACACGCTGTAATTAAGGACCAAGGCGACAAAAAGGGGGTCTTTTACACGTCAGACAGAATTGAGATTTTACATCCAATGGTTGAAGTTGTAGGATGGCCATTACTAGCTACGTCATCTGTTGTCATGGGCGAACCAGACAACTCGATGAGGATTAGCATTTGTATGGAAGGATTCAAAGAAGGTATACTTATAACATACGCCCTTGGGATGGACACCATTCGCTATGCATTTTTGACGTCGTTACTGAG GTATAATTTCTTACATGCCCCTAGAGATATGCGTGGAAAAAATATAGAAGCTCTACGGACCCTTCTTGATCTGTGTGATACCCATATGTATGCCCTTCAAGACTCTTGGTTAGCCATTCTCGAATGTGTTTCACGTCTCGAATATGTCATTTCATGGCCTGCTATGACTGCGACTATCGTGCAAGGAGAAAATCAAAACTCTAGAGATGCTATTCTTCGATCTCTGAGAGAGCTCTCAGGAAAAGCAGTGGAACAATTGTTCTCGAATAGCGTCAAACTGCCCAGTGAATCAGTGGTTGAGTTTTTCACCACTTTGTGTAATATATCAGCCGAGGAATTAAAACAGTCACCAGCTCGTACTTTTAGCTTGCAGAAGATTGTTGGAATTAGCTATTCCAATATGACTCGCATACACGTG GTTTGGGCTAGAATATGGTCCATCTTGGCACAACATTTCATCTTTGCTGGGAGTCATGCTGATGAAAAAGTTGCAATATATGCAATAGATTCTCTACAACGACTCGGAATGAAATATTTGGAGCATCCTGAGCTTGCACACTTCACTTTCCAGAAAGGAATTCTAAAACCATTCGTTGTACTCATGCAAAGCAGCAAAAGTGAATCCATAAGAAGACTCATATTAAATGGCATAGTTCAA ATCATAAGATCTAAAGCTGGAATTTTAAAGTCCGGATGGCATAgcattttcatgatttttactATTGCTGCCAACGATGGCCTGGAACCAATAATCGAAAGTGCATTCGAGAACGTTGAACAAG TTATATTGGAGCACTTCGATCAGGTTATTGTTGAATGTTTCATGGATTTCGTGAACTGCCTGATTGGATTTGCCAACAATAAGAGTTCTGTCGAAGTCAGCTTGAAGGCTATTGCTCTCCTCCGCATATCTGAGAATCGTCTTTCAGAG GGCCTTGTACCAGTCGGTTCTCTGAAATTCGTAGAAGGCTCAGTTGACGAAACCCGCAAATTGGCCGAGCATTATTGGTTACCCATGCTGATCCGTCTTTCTAAGCTCGTATCTGATCCAAGATCAGAGGTCAGTAATGGTGCACTCGAGGTTTTATTCGATTTGCTGAACGAGAGAGGAAGCAAATTCTCATCATCATTTTGGGAGAATATTTTCCAAGAAATCCTTTTCCCGATTTTCGATCATGTGAGACATGCTGGAAAAGAGAATCTTATGTCTTCTGTGGAAGAGTGGCTTCGTGAAAGCACTATTCACGCTCTCCAGTTGCTGTGTGACCTTTTCAACAGTTTTTACAAG GACGTGTCTTTTATGCTGCCGCAACTGCTCAGTTTACTGTTAGATTGTGCAAAAAAACCCAATCAATCCGTGGTGTCCATGGCTTTGGGTGCATTGGTTCATCTGATTGAAGTTGGAGGGCACCAGTTCACCTCCGAGCACTGGATTACTTTGTTGAGATGTTTGAA AGATGCTGTATATACATCTCAACCACGAGAACTTCTCTACGAATTGAGTTTTGAGAATGGGAAGTATCGCAAAGTATTATCGGGAGACTTGGGCAGCTGTACCCCATCTGGAGATATATTGTCTAACAATCATGATGCTATCCACTCTAACGGTGCGGTGGGGACAGCAAACAGTGATGAGAATGTACttaaacaaaatcaagaaacgaTGCATGCAGTAGATATGGAAGGATCTCAAG GCTTGCCATCACCAGGTGCCAGAACTACGGAAACTGGTGGTGGAACCCTTAAGCATAGCCAAACATTTGGGCAAAAGATTATGGGGAATATGAGGGACAACCTGTTTATGAGAAGTTTTACGTCGACACCAAAGAACTTTTCATTTGATGCAGCACTGGCATCTTCTCCATCCAAG TTTCCCTATGCAAATAAGGAAGCTAATGCCAAAGAAATGGAGGAAAGTCTGATTTTGGGAACCATTAGGAGCAAATGTGTGACGCAGCTGTTACTTCTAGGTTCGATTGATGGCATTCAG AAGAACTACTGGAACAAGCTGAGTGCAGATGCGAAAATCATGATAATGGAGATCTTGTTCTCGATCCTTGAGTTTTCCGCTACCTACAACTCATATACCAATCTCAGATTGAGAATGCAGCAGATTCCTACGGAAAG GCCTCCATTAAATCTTCTCCGCCAAGAGTTAGCTGCAACTTGCATCTATCTGGATATCCTGCAAAAGACAACAGCAGCAGTCGAAGTTGAAGACGAACAAGCGGTCAAAGAAGAGAAGCCTGAAGGCATAGCTGAAGAAAAGCTGGTCTCTTTCTGCAAACAGGTGCTAAGAGAAGCATCCGATTTTCAACCTAGCACGGAGGAGACGGAAAACACGGAAATCCATCAAATTCTAGAACTGCGTGCTCCTATAATCGCGAAG GTAGTGAAAACTATGACTGTGATGAATCCCCAGATTTTCAAGGATCACCTCAGAGATTTCTATCCTTACTTTACGAAACTCGTATGCTCTGAACAG ACGGAGGTTCGCAGTGCGGTTGCAGATCTTTTTAACACACAACTCAGCATGATGTTGCTGGTCGGGGAGAAATTGTAA
- the LOC125208981 gene encoding brefeldin A-inhibited guanine nucleotide-exchange protein 5-like isoform X4 codes for MTVAQNDALLLFRTLCKMAMKEGNDEITTKNRILSLELLQGILGDCGISITKNSQFIDSLRGHLSFALLRASVSQSPILFQHAVGIFAVVLLRFRESLKAEIGVFFPIIVLKVLDGSDLNQKLVVLRAVEKICKDPQMLVDLFVNYDCDNVAPNLFEKMVANLSKIAQGTQNVDPKSSTASQTVLIKTLSLQGLVNILKSLVIWEKGHRKSDNQNEDNKSSEGVARRLDGSKGTEESLSNFEGLRVYKSTVEASVSEFNEQPAKGIEHLISSQVVEKNPASVVQFLRHTPDLDKAMIGEYLGQDEEFPNSVLHAYVESINFSGMKLDIAIHEFLKGFELPGEAHMIDRIMETFAARYCADNPGSFMAADTAYVLAYAIILLQADAHYLTGWPKLSRSDFIHMNASSAEESAPQALLEEIYDNIVKEELVMKDNSVDCLKNSKNKLELNGRRGLLSVLNLAFPKRISSVDSKSEKEAVLNAIHAVIKDQGDKKGVFYTSDRIEILHPMVEVVGWPLLATSSVVMGEPDNSMRISICMEGFKEGILITYALGMDTIRYAFLTSLLRYNFLHAPRDMRGKNIEALRTLLDLCDTHMYALQDSWLAILECVSRLEYVISWPAMTATIVQGENQNSRDAILRSLRELSGKAVEQLFSNSVKLPSESVVEFFTTLCNISAEELKQSPARTFSLQKIVGISYSNMTRIHVVWARIWSILAQHFIFAGSHADEKVAIYAIDSLQRLGMKYLEHPELAHFTFQKGILKPFVVLMQSSKSESIRRLILNGIVQIIRSKAGILKSGWHSIFMIFTIAANDGLEPIIESAFENVEQVILEHFDQVIVECFMDFVNCLIGFANNKSSVEVSLKAIALLRISENRLSEGLVPVGSLKFVEGSVDETRKLAEHYWLPMLIRLSKLVSDPRSEVSNGALEVLFDLLNERGSKFSSSFWENIFQEILFPIFDHVRHAGKENLMSSVEEWLRESTIHALQLLCDLFNSFYKDVSFMLPQLLSLLLDCAKKPNQSVVSMALGALVHLIEVGGHQFTSEHWITLLRCLKDAVYTSQPRELLYELSFENGKYRKVLSGDLGSCTPSGDILSNNHDAIHSNGAVGTANSDENVLKQNQETMHAVDMEGSQGLPSPGARTTETGGGTLKHSQTFGQKIMGNMRDNLFMRSFTSTPKNFSFDAALASSPSKFPYANKEANAKEMEESLILGTIRSKCVTQLLLLGSIDGIQKNYWNKLSADAKIMIMEILFSILEFSATYNSYTNLRLRMQQIPTERPPLNLLRQELAATCIYLDILQKTTAAVEVEDEQAVKEEKPEGIAEEKLVSFCKQVLREASDFQPSTEETENTEIHQILELRAPIIAKVVKTMTVMNPQIFKDHLRDFYPYFTKLVCSEQTEVRSAVADLFNTQLSMMLLVGEKL; via the exons ATGACTGTTGCACAAAATGATGCTTTACTTCTTTTCCGTACTCTCTGTAAG ATGGCTATGAAGGAGGGTAATGATGAAATTACTACCAAGAATCGTATTCTCTCTCTTGAGCTTTTACAG GGTATATTGGGTGATTGTGGCATTTCAATCACAAAGAATTCTCAGTTTATTGATTCATTAAGAGGTCACCTTTCATTTGCACTACTTCGGGCATCGGTTTCCCAATCTCCTATCTTATTTCAG CATGCAGTGGGGATTTTCGCAGTTGTTTTGTTGCGATTTAGGGAAAGTCTCAAG GCTGAAATTGGAGTTTTCTTTCCCATAATTGTTCTGAAAGTTTTGGATGGATCAGATCTTAACCAAAAGCTAGTTGTACTCCG GGCAGTGGAGAAAATATGCAAGGATCCGCAGATGCTTGTTGACCTCTTTGTAAATTACGATTGCGACAATGTAGCACCAAACCTATTTGAAAAGATG GTAGCCAATTTATCCAAAATTGCTCAAGGTACTCAAAATGTGGATCCAAAGTCATCTACCGCATCCCAGACAGTATTGATTAAAACATTATCTCTTCAG GGTCTTGTGAATATTCTCAAATCTCTAGTAATTTGGGAGAAAGGGCACAGAAAATCTGATAATCAGAATGAGGACAACAAATCATCTGAAGGTGTGGCTAGAAGACTGGATGGATCAAAAGGTACAGAAGAATCACTTAGCAATTTTGAGGGGTTAAGGGTTTATAAGTCCACTGTAGAAGCTTCTGTCTCTGAG TTCAATGAACAACCAGCGAAGGGCATAGAGCACTTAATATCCAGTCAGGTAGTGGAGAAGAATCCAGCTTCAGTTGTCCAGTTTCTTCGGCACACTCCTGATTTAGACAAG GCTATGATTGGGGAGTACTTAGGTCAGGATGAGGAATTCCCCAATTCTGTTTTGCATGCGTATGTGGAATCCATCAACTTTTCTGGAATGAAACTTGACATTGCAATACATGAATTCCTCAAAGGTTTTGAACTTCCAGGTGAAGCACACATGATTGATCGCATAATGGAGACATTTGCAGCACG CTACTGTGCCGACAATCCTGGTTCATTCATGGCTGCAGACACAGCATATGTGCTTGCTTATGCAATTATTTTGCTTCAAGCTGACGCTCACTATTTAACGGGGTGGCCAAAACTTTCCAGAAGCGATTTTATACACATGAATGCCAGTAGTGCTGAAGAATCTGCTCCTCAAGCACTCTTGGAGGAGATCTATGATAACATTGTTAAAGAAGAATTAGTAATGAAAGATAATTCAGTCGACTGCTTGAAAAACAGTAAGAATAAATTAGAACTAAATGGGAGACGCGGCCTTCTCAGTGTTCTCAATCTGGCCTTTCCTAAAAGGATTTCCTCAGTGGACTCCAAGTCCGAGAAGGAGGCGGTTCTTAATGCGATACACGCTGTAATTAAGGACCAAGGCGACAAAAAGGGGGTCTTTTACACGTCAGACAGAATTGAGATTTTACATCCAATGGTTGAAGTTGTAGGATGGCCATTACTAGCTACGTCATCTGTTGTCATGGGCGAACCAGACAACTCGATGAGGATTAGCATTTGTATGGAAGGATTCAAAGAAGGTATACTTATAACATACGCCCTTGGGATGGACACCATTCGCTATGCATTTTTGACGTCGTTACTGAG GTATAATTTCTTACATGCCCCTAGAGATATGCGTGGAAAAAATATAGAAGCTCTACGGACCCTTCTTGATCTGTGTGATACCCATATGTATGCCCTTCAAGACTCTTGGTTAGCCATTCTCGAATGTGTTTCACGTCTCGAATATGTCATTTCATGGCCTGCTATGACTGCGACTATCGTGCAAGGAGAAAATCAAAACTCTAGAGATGCTATTCTTCGATCTCTGAGAGAGCTCTCAGGAAAAGCAGTGGAACAATTGTTCTCGAATAGCGTCAAACTGCCCAGTGAATCAGTGGTTGAGTTTTTCACCACTTTGTGTAATATATCAGCCGAGGAATTAAAACAGTCACCAGCTCGTACTTTTAGCTTGCAGAAGATTGTTGGAATTAGCTATTCCAATATGACTCGCATACACGTG GTTTGGGCTAGAATATGGTCCATCTTGGCACAACATTTCATCTTTGCTGGGAGTCATGCTGATGAAAAAGTTGCAATATATGCAATAGATTCTCTACAACGACTCGGAATGAAATATTTGGAGCATCCTGAGCTTGCACACTTCACTTTCCAGAAAGGAATTCTAAAACCATTCGTTGTACTCATGCAAAGCAGCAAAAGTGAATCCATAAGAAGACTCATATTAAATGGCATAGTTCAA ATCATAAGATCTAAAGCTGGAATTTTAAAGTCCGGATGGCATAgcattttcatgatttttactATTGCTGCCAACGATGGCCTGGAACCAATAATCGAAAGTGCATTCGAGAACGTTGAACAAG TTATATTGGAGCACTTCGATCAGGTTATTGTTGAATGTTTCATGGATTTCGTGAACTGCCTGATTGGATTTGCCAACAATAAGAGTTCTGTCGAAGTCAGCTTGAAGGCTATTGCTCTCCTCCGCATATCTGAGAATCGTCTTTCAGAG GGCCTTGTACCAGTCGGTTCTCTGAAATTCGTAGAAGGCTCAGTTGACGAAACCCGCAAATTGGCCGAGCATTATTGGTTACCCATGCTGATCCGTCTTTCTAAGCTCGTATCTGATCCAAGATCAGAGGTCAGTAATGGTGCACTCGAGGTTTTATTCGATTTGCTGAACGAGAGAGGAAGCAAATTCTCATCATCATTTTGGGAGAATATTTTCCAAGAAATCCTTTTCCCGATTTTCGATCATGTGAGACATGCTGGAAAAGAGAATCTTATGTCTTCTGTGGAAGAGTGGCTTCGTGAAAGCACTATTCACGCTCTCCAGTTGCTGTGTGACCTTTTCAACAGTTTTTACAAG GACGTGTCTTTTATGCTGCCGCAACTGCTCAGTTTACTGTTAGATTGTGCAAAAAAACCCAATCAATCCGTGGTGTCCATGGCTTTGGGTGCATTGGTTCATCTGATTGAAGTTGGAGGGCACCAGTTCACCTCCGAGCACTGGATTACTTTGTTGAGATGTTTGAA AGATGCTGTATATACATCTCAACCACGAGAACTTCTCTACGAATTGAGTTTTGAGAATGGGAAGTATCGCAAAGTATTATCGGGAGACTTGGGCAGCTGTACCCCATCTGGAGATATATTGTCTAACAATCATGATGCTATCCACTCTAACGGTGCGGTGGGGACAGCAAACAGTGATGAGAATGTACttaaacaaaatcaagaaacgaTGCATGCAGTAGATATGGAAGGATCTCAAG GCTTGCCATCACCAGGTGCCAGAACTACGGAAACTGGTGGTGGAACCCTTAAGCATAGCCAAACATTTGGGCAAAAGATTATGGGGAATATGAGGGACAACCTGTTTATGAGAAGTTTTACGTCGACACCAAAGAACTTTTCATTTGATGCAGCACTGGCATCTTCTCCATCCAAG TTTCCCTATGCAAATAAGGAAGCTAATGCCAAAGAAATGGAGGAAAGTCTGATTTTGGGAACCATTAGGAGCAAATGTGTGACGCAGCTGTTACTTCTAGGTTCGATTGATGGCATTCAG AAGAACTACTGGAACAAGCTGAGTGCAGATGCGAAAATCATGATAATGGAGATCTTGTTCTCGATCCTTGAGTTTTCCGCTACCTACAACTCATATACCAATCTCAGATTGAGAATGCAGCAGATTCCTACGGAAAG GCCTCCATTAAATCTTCTCCGCCAAGAGTTAGCTGCAACTTGCATCTATCTGGATATCCTGCAAAAGACAACAGCAGCAGTCGAAGTTGAAGACGAACAAGCGGTCAAAGAAGAGAAGCCTGAAGGCATAGCTGAAGAAAAGCTGGTCTCTTTCTGCAAACAGGTGCTAAGAGAAGCATCCGATTTTCAACCTAGCACGGAGGAGACGGAAAACACGGAAATCCATCAAATTCTAGAACTGCGTGCTCCTATAATCGCGAAG GTAGTGAAAACTATGACTGTGATGAATCCCCAGATTTTCAAGGATCACCTCAGAGATTTCTATCCTTACTTTACGAAACTCGTATGCTCTGAACAG ACGGAGGTTCGCAGTGCGGTTGCAGATCTTTTTAACACACAACTCAGCATGATGTTGCTGGTCGGGGAGAAATTGTAA
- the LOC125216740 gene encoding L-ascorbate oxidase homolog — MAPLFSLLLFALLLGTARAEDPYHFHTWDVKYATLSPLGTPQKIITINDLFPGPRLNGTSNNNIVVNVFNHLDEPLLFTWNGIQQRKNSWQEGLPGTNCPIPPGTNVTYKFQVKDQIGSYYYYPSTSLHRAAGGYGPITVHSRELIPVPYAFPEAEHTVLVGDWYTKPLPDLTKLLESGRSLGRPEGVLINGKGGKIEPNPNPKEEPMFTMLPGKTYRYRFCNVGMKNSINVRFQKHSMKLVEVEGSHTVQNMYDSLDVHLGQCYAVLITADQEPGDYYLVASTRFTKEAVSSRALLRYSGGKSPAPAEIPAAPVGWAWSLNQFRSQRWNLTASAARPNPQGSYHYGKINITRTIKIVNSAGAVDGKLRYAINGVSHVNPETPLKLAEYFGVADKVFKYNLIKDDPGEVGETMTMAPDVVNATFRDFIEIIFENQEKSVQTWHLAGYSFFSVAIEPGTWTPAKRSNYNLLDAVSRNTIQVYPGCWAAVMLTMDNAGMWNLRAGSTERAYLGQQLYFSVLSPELSLRDEYNLPDDQLLCGIVKDMPRTKLYTI, encoded by the exons ATGGCACCCCTCTTTTCTCTCCTCCTCTTCGCCCTCCTCCTCGGCACGGCCCGGGCCGAGGACCCCTACCACTTCCACACATGGGACGTGAAATACGCCACCCTCTCCCCCTTAGGCACCCCTCAAAAGATCATCACCATCAACGACCTGTTCCCCGGCCCCCGCCTCAACGGCACCTCCAACAACAACATCGTCGTCAACGTCTTCAACCACCTCGACGAGCCCCTCCTCTTCACCTGGAACGGCATCCAGCAGCGTAAAAACTCGTGGCAGGAGGGCTTGCCCGGCACCAACTGCCCCATCCCTCCCGGCACCAACGTCACCTACAAATTCCAAGTCAAGGACCAGATCGGCAGCTACTACTACTACCCTTCCACCTCCCTCCACCGCGCCGCCGGCGGCTACGGCCCCATCACCGTCCACAGCCGCGAGCTCATCCCCGTCCCCTACGCCTTCCCCGAGGCCGAGCACACCGTCCTCGTGGGCGACTGGTACACCAAGCCCCTCCCCGACCTCACCAAGCTCCTCGAATCCGGCCGCAGCCTCGGCCGCCCCGAGGGCGTCCTCATCAACGGAAAAGGCGGGAAAATTGAaccaaaccctaaccctaaggAGGAGCCGATGTTCACAATGCTCCCTGGCAAGACCTATCGATACAGATTCTGCAACGTCGGGATGAAGAATTCAATCAATGTCCGATTCCAGAAGCATTCCATGAAATTGGTGGAGGTTGAAGGATCTCACACGGTGCAGAACATGTACGATTCGTTGGACGTTCATCTCGGCCAATGCTACGCCGTTTTGATCACCGCCGATCAGGAGCCGGGGGACTACTACCTGGTCGCGTCGACGCGGTTCACCAAGGAGGCGGTGTCGTCGAGGGCGCTGTTGCGGTACTCCGGCGGGAAATCTCCGGCGCCGGCGGAGATTCCGGCGGCGCCGGTGGGGTGGGCGTGGTCGCTGAACCAGTTCCGGTCGCAGCGGTGGAATCTGACGGCGAGCGCGGCGCGGCCGAATCCGCAGGGCTCGTACCACTACGGGAAGATCAACATCACGAGGACGATTAAGATCGTGAACTCCGCGGGGGCTGTGGACGGGAAGCTGAGGTACGCGATCAACGGGGTGTCGCATGTGAATCCCGAGACGCCGCTGAAGCTGGCGGAGTACTTCGGAGTGGCGGATAAGGTGTTTAAGTACAATCTGATCAAGGACGATCCTGGCGAGGTCGGCGAGACGATGACCATGGCGCCGGACGTTGTGAATGCGACGTTTCGCgattttattgagattatttttgaGAATCAGGAGAAGAGCGTGCAGACGTGGCATTTAGCCGGCTATTCGTTCTTCTCCGTCGC GATAGAGCCGGGTACATGGACACCGGCGAAGAGGAGCAACTACAATCTTCTGGACGCGGTGAGCAGGAACACCATCCAAGTGTACCCGGGATGCTGGGCGGCGGTCATGCTGACCATGGACAACGCAGGGATGTGGAATTTGAGGGCGGGCTCGACGGAGAGGGCTTATTTAGGCCAGCAGCTATACTTCAGCGTGCTCTCGCCGGAGCTCTCGCTCCGCGACGAGTACAATCTCCCCGACGATCAGCTTCTCTGTGGAATCGTTAAGGACATGCCAAGGACTAAATTGTATAccatttga